The Papaver somniferum cultivar HN1 chromosome 3, ASM357369v1, whole genome shotgun sequence genome includes a region encoding these proteins:
- the LOC113356481 gene encoding long chain acyl-CoA synthetase 9, chloroplastic-like: MSVYAVGILVPLVCSILLRNSKRDQLRGLPVDVGGESGYAIRNHLFDSPVESAWEGILTLADLFEHSCKLYRDRNLLGTRKVIARETEVVGGRSFEKLHLGNYEWLSYGEAFQAACNFSSGLAQLGHQKEERVAIFADTQAEWLIALQGCFRRNITVVTIYSSLGEEALAHSLNETEVSTVICGKKELKKLADISGQLDTVKRVIFIDDGIPSDISSVESSTSWSISSFAEVEKIGGENPVEADLPLAADTAVIMYTSGSTGLPKGVMMSHGNVLATLSAVMTIVPDLGSKDIYLAYLPLAHILELAAENLMVGVGSSIGYGSPLTLTDTSNKIKRGTKGDASVLGATVMTAVPAILDRVRDGVRKKVDAKGGFSKTLFDLAYRRRMLAVNGSWFGAWGIEKLIWDMLVFRKVRAILGGRIRFLLSGGAPLSGDTQRFINICIGSPIGQGYGLTETCAGGTFSEFDDTSVGRVGAPLPCSYIKLIDWPEGGYLTSDSPMARGEIVIGGPNVTQGYFKNEQKTNEVYKVDERGMRWFYTGDIGRFHSDGCLEIIDRKKDIVKLQHGEYVSLGKVEAALSVSPYVDNIMMHADPFHSYCVALVVAAQHAIEDWAVKNNIDFTGFSDLCQKEQTVKEVHGSLVQAAKKGRLEKFEIPAKIKLLPEAWTPESGLVTAALKLKREVIKKEFSEDLSSFYASVS, encoded by the exons ATGAGTGTGTATGCTGTTGGAATCCTTGTTCCTCTTGTGTGCTCTATTTTACTCCGGAATTCAAAAAGAGATCAACTGAGAGGATTACCAGTTGATGTTGGAGGCGAATCTGGATATGCAATTCGAAATCATCTTTTTGATTCCCCTGTTGAGTCAGCATGGGAGGGAATTCTAACACTTGCAGATCTTTTTGAGCATTCTTGTAAATTGTACAGAGATAGGAATTTACTCGGAACCAGAAAGGTAATTGCAAGAGAGACTGAAGTGGTTGGTGGAAGATCTTTCGAGAAGCTTCATCTGGGAAACTATGAGTGGCTAAGCTACGGGGAAGCTTTTCAAGCTGCCTGCAACTTTTCATCTGGTTTAGCACAGCTCGGGCATCAGAAGGAAGAGCGTGTAGCGATTTTTGCTGATACACAAGCGGAGTGGCTTATTGCATTACAG GGATGCTTCAGGCGCAATATCACAGTTGTCACTATATATTCTTCTCTGGGAGAGGAGGCACTAGCTCACTCACTAAATGAG ACAGAAGTTTCAACTGTCATTTGTGGAAAAAAGGAATTGAAAAAACTTGCAGACATAAGTGGACAGCTGGACACTGTAAAGCGTGTGATTTTCATTGATGATGGGATTCCATCTGATATCTCATCAGTGGAAAGCAGCACTAGCTGGTCAATCTCCTCATTTGCTGAAGTGGAGAAAATTGGTGGAGAGAATCCTGTTGAAGCTGATTTGCCATTAGCAGCTGATACTGCAGTTATAATGTATACCAGTGGGAGTACTGGGTTGCCAAAG GGAGTAATGATGTCCCATGGAAATGTGTTAGCTACTCTTTCTGCTGTTATGACAATTGTTCCAGACCTGGGAAGCAAAGATATCTACTTGGCATACCTTCCACTAGCTCATATTCTTGAATTGGCAGCTGAG AATTTAATGGTTGGTGTTGGATCTTCCATTGGATATGGTTCACCTTTGACTCTTACCGATACTTCAAACAAGATAAAAAGGGGCACAAAGGGGGATGCTTCTGTGTTAGGGGCAACTGTGATGACTGCAGTGCCAGCCATTCTTGATCGTGTTCGAGATGGTGTGAGGAAAAAG GTCGATGCAAAGGGCGGATTTTCCAAGACCCTATTTGATTTGGCATATAGGCGTAGAATGTTAGCAGTGAATGGAAGTTGGTTTGGAGCATGGGGAATCGAGAAGCTGATTTGGGATATGCTTGTTTTCAGAAAGGTCCGGGCCATTTTAGGTGGACGCATTCGCTTCCTGCTTTCTGGAGGAGCTCCTCTTTCTGGTGATACACAAAGATTCATTAATATATGCATCGG atctcCAATTGGGCAAGGGTATGGTCTCACTGAGACTTGTGCTGGTGGGACGTTTTCTGAGTTCGACGATACATCTGTTGGCCGTGTTGGTGCTCCACTTCCTTGTTCATATATTAAG TTGATTGACTGGCCTGAAGGTGGGTATTTAACAAGTGATTCACCAATGGCTCGTGGGGAAATAGTTATTGGTGGTCCCAATGTGACACAGGGATACTTCAAAAATGAACAGAAGACAAATGAAGTTTATAAG GTTGATGAGAGAGGAATGAGATGGTTTTACACTGGAGACATTGGGCGATTTCACTCAGATGGCTGCCTTGAGATAATTGATCGCAAAAAGGACATAGTAAAACTTCAGCATGGAGAATATGTTTCCCTTGGAAAG GTGGAAGCTGCCCTTTCCGTGAGCCCGTATGTAGACAATATTATGATGCATGCCGATCCATTCCATAGTTACTGTGTGGCTCTTGTTGTAGCTGCGCAACATGCTATAGAAGACTGGGCTGTAAAGAACAACATCGATTTTACTGGTTTCTCAGATTTGTGTCAGAAAGAACAAACCGTGAAGGAAGTGCATGGATCGCTTGTGCAG GCGGCAAAGAAGGGTCGTTTAGAGAAGTTTGAGATACCAGCAAAAATTAAATTGCTGCCCGAGGCATGGACTCCTGAATCTGGTTTGGTCACTGCAGCTCTAAAACTCAAGAGAGAAGTCATCAAAAAGGAATTCTCTGAGGATCTCTCCAGCTTTTATGCATCTGTGTCT
- the LOC113361357 gene encoding uncharacterized protein LOC113361357, which translates to MLQQLPTSLSVPKPSSSLHFLPTNKKTKSSPIIIPSIKNGKRMSNSIRALVSLGDNTIIPSNAQRHKIDPKWRGGFSCGVDLGMSRTGIALSKGFTIRPLTVLELRGEKLELRLLQIAEEEEVDEFIVGLPKSADGKETPQSNKVRSVAGRFAVRAAERGWRVFLQDEYGTSMEALDFMIDMGVKKSARQGKLDAYAAMMVLQRYFSSSGERTELVLPKQLELQEKLRRGPPKDLDFFPEELDA; encoded by the exons ATGTTGCAACAGCTTCCAACTTCCTTGTCAGTCCCAAAACCCTCCTCTTCTCTTCATTTTCTTCCGactaataagaaaacaaaatcatCACCAATAATAATTCCATCAATTAAGAATGGGAAAAGAATGTCAAATTCAATTAGGGCACTAGTTTCTTTAGGCGATAATACTATTATTCCATCAAATGCCCAACGTCATAAAATTGATCCAAAATGGCGAGGAGGATTCAGTTGTGGTGTGGACCTTGGAATGTCACGTACTGGGATTGCTCTCAGCAAAGGCTTTACAATTCGACCTTTAACT GTTTTGGAGTTACGAGGGGAAAAGCTCGAGCTTCGACTACTTCAGATTGCAGAAGAAGAG GAAGTTGATGAGTTTATTGTTGGGCTACCTAAATCTGCTGATGGGAAGGAGACACCGCAATCCAATAAAGTTCGTAGTGTTGCTGGACGGTTTGCAGTTCGAGCTGCTGAGAG GGGTTGGAGAGTATTCTTGCAGGATGAATACGGCACATCAATGGAGGCCCTCGACTTTATGATTGATAT GGGTGTCAAAAAATCTGCTCGGCAAGGGAAACTGGATGCATACGCTGCCATG ATGGTGCTGCAGAGGTATTTTTCATCATCGGGTGAAAGAACTGAATTAGTTCTTCCTAAGCAGTTGGAACTACAAGAAAAACTTCGTCGAGGTCCACCGAAGGATTTAGATTTCTTCCCTGAAGAGCTTGATGCTTGA